The Oryzias melastigma strain HK-1 linkage group LG15, ASM292280v2, whole genome shotgun sequence genome includes the window GTGGtaccacaaacgattatttgtATAGCCGTATAATCaccgattgttttttttcctgattagtcgactaatagggTCATGCTgaaaatggatgtaaaacatcttaacatcattagctttaaaactaactaaaaatagatACATAGCAGTAGCTgtgttaatgctagtgtgaatcctgtaagctgaatttggctgcagaagatgctgaagttgatggctaaaatggtgaagctgataactgaaaacattgcagctgataaccagctaaaatattagttaaatgccagaTTGGcctaaaaagcctaagttagcaaaaacaactagcatgcagctgagatTTTTGCTATACttcaaactagcctaaaaaataaaaaaaaaaaaaagcctaaattaaccaaaacagctagcgagtaaatattagctaaactccaaaacctttaataaatgccaaaatagtccataaagctgcagaatgctattataactttcaactttactgcactctgactgCATACAatataacgactaatcgactctGTAGTCaccgattattcgactaatcgtggcagccctcaTTGGGGCCTCACGGGGGTCAGTTTATGGTCTGGACAgacacctgtcaatcaaactcaGGTTTTTAACTCTTCTGACTCAAAGACTCAGAATGGAGTCTAAAATCTCTGCTTTGACCCCTGATGTGTTCCAGTGGGGTCATGGAGGacatgttttctcttttgttttttttctggagagtTCAGTGAGTCTaatccccccccctcccccccaggTTCGCCTGGAGCTGCAGAACTGCGTGAGCCGCCAGCAGGAGGCGCTGCGCTGCAGGGAGGTGTGGCTCCTGGGTCAGATCGAGCTGCTGGAGCAGGTCAAGTCAGAGACTCTGCAGCATCAGCTGCAGCAACTGCACCGGGTAACTGACCCCTCCCTCCgtgcccctcccccctcgctGGTGGACTCTAACCGCTcttttgtgctgcagctccGAGGACAGTTCGACCTGATCTCCCCgctgctgcagagctcctcCGGCAGCGATCTGAGTCGGCAGCTGAACAGCTGCATGGAGCGGTGCGTCCACACACCTGTGATCTCACCCCCACTATTACCTGTACAGGTGCACTCTGACCGGCCCGTTTCCTGCAGGTTGTCCTCCCTGAGCCTGACTCCGGAGGAAACGCCCGAGATGAGTTTCCACGCCGACACGCGCTCCCTGAGGCACGCCATCACCTCATTCGGCAGCATCACCGCACAGGTGACTCACCTGACTTAATGACCTGCCGCTGTCAGTGGGCGTGTCCTGACCGCCATGTTGTGCTTACAGGTGGAAGAGGCCGGCTCAAATCAGAGCGCTGTTCTCCAGCGGGGTCAGGTTCACCCCTCTACCAATCAGCAGGTGAGAAGAACTCTTCAGccgaggttctggttctggtctggcTCTGGTTGCTTTActtcacatgtgtcaaagtcaaggcctgcgggccggatccggccctccagatcattttattttattgttattattattataacttgtataattttgacaaaatatattttttatggagggtaaaatattggaagttattttagttcatttattctggaataatattcctgcctttttcttattcatacttatgttaaaaagttacagttctgcagctttttagactattttggcatttactaagattttttaggctattttggagttgagctaatatttcagctacatgctagctgttttagctaactttagttttttaggataatttggcatttagctaatattttagccagctattagcactagcatcttcagcggtcaaatttaGCTaacagcattattgcaggtaatggtttatatctagttgataattatgttaaagttttaaaaatgttcattaaatgttggtcctgttcggcccgctaAAGTGTGTTTCGGATTTTGACctttgtgtgattgactttgacccCCGCCTGACTTGGACTCTTTTTGCAGACGGAGTCGGCGACTTGGAGCGAGTGGCTGCTGGGAGCTAGTCCGGCCGGGAGCAGCAGCTCTCCTCCTCACTTCCAGCCAAGCAGCGACCTTCAGGATTGGTTGCAGACGGGTCAGGACTCCAAGGTGAGGAACCTGCAGGTGTCGTATTGGACCGGTGTGGTTCTGGTGGGAGGGTTCTGACACGCTGTCCCTCTGCAGACTTCCTCTCCAGTTCTGGGTCACGCAGACTTCCTGCAGGCCTGGGGACAGCTGCTGGACCTGGAGGCGTGGCTCCTGCAGGACCAGAACCGGGTCAGTCGGGAGCGAACCATCAGCAGCAGCTCTAGCTCCACCTTCTCCATCGAGAAAATCGACGAATCAGAGTTCAGCTcgcctgaggaggaggaggagggggatcTGGGTGACTGGCTCGTCACCCCGCCCCTCGCCGCCTCCGATGGGCTGTCGGACGCCGAGCGGTGGCGCAGCGTGCTCCGCCCCTTCCAGGACGGCTGGGTGTCCAGCGAGTGGCTGGTGGAGGCGGGGCCCTCCGCCCCCAGCTGCAACTCCTGCTGTCAGAGCAGCAGCGCCGTGGAGATCGAGAACCTGGGCCAGCTCAAGTGCCTTAAGAGCCCACCGGCACCCGTCTCggcaagccccgcccccacagtAGAGGCGTGGCTTCAGCAGGTGGCGCCGCTGCAGCAGACCTGCAAGGCCAACGAGCCGTGCTCCTCCTACTCCGAGTGCGTCTGCGACGACAACTGTGGGAAGGAGGCGCTGAGCCGCTGGCTGCTGAAGCAGGAGGGGCGGGACAAGAACGGCGTCCTGCTAACCAAAAACAGCTCCGCCCCCCAGCAGCACAAGGAGCACGAACACAAGGTAACAGCCAATCGAGACACAGCTGCTGCTTGAACGTCTGAGGCTGATCCCTGACAGATATCTATCTGCAGGTTCAAGCCATTTTAGAGGCGTGGCTCCACCCCAGCACCTGCAAAGCTCCGCCCATCTCGTCTCCATTCCAGTTTCCTCTAAATCCGGACGTCTGGGTTCTTCCTAAAGAAGACACCACCCAGCTGGGGGAGGACGGCGAGGACAAGTGGCtgctgaggaagaggagtcaAGCCCAGGTAACCATGGAAACCACCTCTCTGTGAGCCGCCACCCACAGATACTTTTactgatgtcacttcctgtttcccgTCAGGAGTGCCTGGTGCTGCCTGCCGTCTGTGACCTTTTCTCCTGCATGAAAGTGGGCGGGGACAAGGACAGGTGGCTGCAGAAAGCTGCCATGCAGGTGAGTGTCCTGCAGAGCGAACGCACCTGGAGACGAGGCGTGATTCTCAccgccacttcctgtttgttctcTCCTCAGATGTGACGATGACCGTGGGGGGGCTGCTCTCTTCTCCTCTTCGTCACTCGCTGATAATCGCACATAATGACACCGCCGCCTTCTTCCACGCTGCTCTTCCAGTCTGAAAGGATCAAAatgctcttcatcctcctcaaaACGGCGTGACATCTCTGTGGGCGGAGCCACGTCAGAGAGCAGAACATTGTAGTTTCTTCATAGTTCTAATTTGCTTTTATTGAAATGATCCAGATTTCTTTCTGTTTCCGTCTGCTGTCGTCACAGCTCGCTGTTCATACCTGACAGGTGTGcagattctgtttttgcagagcgCCACGTCCACCTGGACTCGTGTGTTCTCGgccacaataaaatattttgacagcatgtgtttgtgtgtcctcGTTCTTCCGTCTGATCATGTTTTCTGTCTggagcaaacaggaagtggatgtgAAGTGGAGGATGTTCCTGGAAGAATTCAACCAGTTGGACGAGCTGAACGAGAACTTTCCTCCTGAAGCGTAAACAACACTTGAGATAGAAAATAATACGACACTCAGGACGGATTATACTTAGTGTAGGAACAAGAACTATTAAAGATTCTAATATTGCAGCATGATAATAACAATACAACAgtagaaatgatcagaaatgcaAACTTAAAATCATTCAATCtggtttaatttcatttttacttttacctcTTAATTGTTCAGATCTTAATTCTTCTCATTTTTTGTTCCTGCTTAGTTTCATCTTCCTCTTTATGTTCTCTTCCcactttttaggttttgtttctttttctttctttgttcctTTTTACAAGTTTAATTGTCCTAAGTTCCATTTTCCAAACACACTTCCTCAGCTGTTCCTATGTGGCTTCTTAtttcttgtaattttattttttataataatgcatttaatttctttttggaCTCCCAAGGTCACTGTggtattggtaaaaaaaaataaaattgaaattggaaaaaaaagtgcaagcTGAGCTAAAGATCACACAATATTTTAATCCGATGAGTTTGGACTTAAAGGAAAcatgtttgatattttatgtttctgttccCACCTTCTTTTCACCTTCAATCAACAAAAATTATcttatttctctctttttccagCACAGAGTTGCTAATTCCTGCTTTTACTTCCAGCAGATTAAATTATGTTGAAGCTCTGTTCTCTGCTCGAATATCAAACCTTCATTTACTCAGAACTCAGCTGCACGCGTGCGACGAGGACCAGGAGGCGGGAACACGCCACAGCCATCAAATCGCTGCGTCGGCTCCCTGtgcattttaaagttattggtttataaatgtttttgtggttttgggaTTCATATCTTTCTAATCCTGGACGATACAGGAAAAGattgtatatcacaatattaattattttatttcacaataaatgtaatgatataccacaataaagtgtattttcagttattccacgagaaaatggtcaaaaatgtcCTTATTTACTTTCTCATGACTGTATTTTAAGTGACATGTAACTGAATCGCCACAAAtgagaaacttttctttaagagtttcaagtttatttgtagaaaaacacattttagcacaaaagttcagcaataagaacaaataaaaaggatAGAAGAGAAATGATGGACACTTTTCTATGGCCCAGCACTAGTGTGAACCCTCGTGGATCCTGAGGTCGTCTTCAGGCTCTTAGGTCTTCCTGAGGTGAAGTGATGGCGAGGCCTCTTGAAGTCCTTATGGGCGTTTCCTGTTGAACCTCAGAGACTCGacgtgtttttaaaagaagactcaatttagaaacattttatatgttaatctttgcagtattttttttctgttactaaatTGTTTCTACAATCACGATGTACTTTttgatcccggacgagcccccaattatGTTCCGTCCACTACTCCtacttattaatttatttgattatcAATATCTGCTTTTACTTTTGCAGTATTTTGCTTTCTTTAGATGTTTTAGCTCCAGTATTATCCTTCGGGGGATCCTCCAAATATTGTCCAATCATATTCCGGGTCGGGCTGTTTGCCTTGATCAGCCGGTTTCACCACGATGGCGTCCATGGTCGGCGTCTGGCGTGGACGATTCCCCAAAACATCACATCCTCTTATCAAAATCAGGCCGTGTTTCCACATCTATTTACTCTTTGAGTTTTATTCATGATTCATTTGATGTCTCTCTTTGAGGTCAGGAGGTTGAAGgcattttatatgtttattttttaattattttaaacctgtaaaaaagtttgttgtttcataaaaactgctttattgatcaaatttgaatttgttttttattttctgtctccattttttcttccttgtaggtttcctttcattttgttttttcttttttccttccatGTTTCTCATTCTTATTtaataaacacttttgtttttcttctgttttaaatattgatttggTTTTTCCTTGCTGCTTAGTTTCTTCCCCGTCATTCTTTTATTCCTGATCTCACCTAAGTTTGCTTTTCctcttttgcttttgtcttgGCAATGTTGTGTAGAActacatttgtttcttttcttttttgtttcaaagagAATTTCTCACcatttaacatctttataaacttatTTCCATTTTCACtcagtttgtctttattttttttattttcagtctttttcctCGTATTTCTTGGATCCCCTTCCCAACctgttaatttttattgtttatatttaccactttatttttttcttttctcttattCCATTTTTATCATCGTTTCCTGTTCTCACCTCGTTTTATGTTCTTCTGTTTCCACCTTGTTCCATTTCCagctttcatctgttttttctgttttctcttgctgtcttttgtatttttttacaatcttattttcttttctgagtttcctttaaccttctttctctgttttcttatGTTTAATGTGTtgatgtttctcctgttcttgTTTCCAGCTCTCTCATCTCTTCCTGCTCATCTGCAGATCAGTGAGGAAGTGTAGAATCACTTTGAGACGGAAAATCTGTGGTTTCATTTCTGTGGTTGCAGGTCTaaacaaaactctaaaaaaagactttcgttgtgctgcagctcaccgctctaCTGGGGAGGGGACGCTTTTGGTTCAGTTGTGGCGATGGTTGACCGCAGGGATGAGTCTTCCTGCACGCCgacacacgtgcacgctcatGACATAATGATAACTCATGAGCACATGGAACAGGCTGATAAACCTTCTGTTTACGGGGCGCTCAGGCCACACCCACCACTGGGGGGTCTGATAGACGGAGCTGTGACATCACAGGGGCTGCTGGCTGTAGAGGCCCCCCGAGacagacaaaaccaaaaaaagttttgaacatctgtgaacataaagcttttaaaacacCTGCAgatgccctgcgacagactggcgacctgtcgagggtgtaccccgccttcgcccatcggtagccaggataggctccggcacccccgcgaccccgaaagggaagaagcggtcaaggaGATGGATGGAACACCTGCAGATTTTAGAAAGTCTGGAAAGACGATGTAGAAACGATGAAGCTCTGATCTCCTTCACCCAAATGTGTCGAAATCAAGGGCcgagttatttaaggtttaagttgatttactcttgaataatattcctgcctttttatgattcataattatgttaaaacgttacagttttaaagtttctaatatttacaagctagccattttggctaatttggactttttaatttttttaagggtattttggagtttagctaatatttacacgctggctattttggaaaatttggacttttctgttttttaaagctatcttgaagtttagataatatttcagttacatactagctgttttggcaaattttgtttttttcattttgaagtttagctattttttaaatacttttttaggctaatttggcctttagctaacattttagctggccatctgcttcggcgttttcagctattaatttcagcatcttcagcggccaaattcagcttacagcattcacagtagcatgattgcaggtaatgctgtataattatgctaaaaagttacagttttaaagttttaaaatgtagttttagtgttcattaaatgttttttgttcgCACCGTgacctaaggtttttttattttgtccccttgtgtgattgagtttgacactcctgccataaccctttgacacctgaacttttactttaacttttcaattgttaatgggatcaacgtaattccactatattctgaaggagaaaagctgctttctactggaattacgtagATCTCGATAACAATTCAAAAGTTAAAGTATGTAAAGTaagattttaagtttaagtgtcgtctcaggtgttaaagggttaaccttgAGGGAACTATAGTCAATCTTCTGCTAGGAGTTTTAGTTCTAAGATGTTCTCCAAGTTTGTGTCTGTTGGGTTTCCAGAATCTGCTGTGATCATTTCTGATCTATCTAGATCAGAGTTTATACAGAGGGCTctattcctgcatgttttccaacattctctgctctggcatgttttaattggctggtcacacctgaaccaggtaaggAGTAGAGCAAAGATCcttggaaatcatgcagacacaggaACTGCCCATCCCTGATGTGGATAATCTCAGCTGTAGGGAGGGGATGATGGTGTCACCACTGTGGTTGGTTGATGTTTAAGTGAAATGATCAGTGAGAGAATCACAAAAGCTGCATTGAAGCTTCTGTCAAAGATTCCAGATTTGGTCCTCAGATCCTTAGACCAAGTTCAGGTTCAAGCTTCTCTTCAGTTTGTTTCATCCTCCATACCTCCATGCAGGGCTTCATCCTTAATCATCTTTCTGGTCTTCAGACGTGGTTCATTCTGATCTGAAGTCGTTGGCGGCTCCTCTGGAGTCTCTCGGGACATTTTGGAGCAGCTTTAAACTCTGATGGTCGGATCATttggttaccatggaaacgaTCAGCTCTGAGGGTGTCAGAGAACCCGAAGTCCAGCTCACACGTGTTCTGCTGCAGGTCCCCAAGCTGGACTTTGGTTCTGGATCAATACCAGAAAATGTGTCCACGCTTCGGAAGGACTTCTGACCCGTGTGTTGTTCTGTCAGTAAACACGGCTACAAGgtgaaaatgtaaagatttgttcaatgttttcttcctttgtGGCAGATGAGGAACTTCTGAGCGGTCCAGCAGTGGAGCGACAGCGCCGCCTGCTGCTCAGaggaatgaaatggtttatttcaagcaatcaggtcataatacatgaaatatcacttaatgaatcacaagttgaaagggagtggaaggaagcgaacttatataatcccaccctggctCGACCAtaacattttctctacatgaattatcaatattcggttcaggacttaatatcaaatattaatagattcggGCTATTAAGGATCTAGAATGGGATCAGAAATGTTCTGACAAACTCTTGGTCAAAACCAAGAACTGGACCGAGGATCCTGAGGTTCTAATTATGAGACTTCCACAAATACTGATGAAAAACTTGACCAGATTATGTTTTATCTTGAGACTTGACTAAGACTTCAGGGTTTGCTCAGATGAAACCTGAGCTGCTATTcatcagtttacagtttttctcgTCGTCTTGGTGCATTTcttaaaatagaattaaaacaacaattagTACAACCTCCACAACATGTAGTGTTTGGATACAACATAGTGTCAGCTTCATGTTCATTTCATCCAATACCAAAGGATACATGAAAACCTTTGAGTAAGAACAAATATCTGCAAAATGATCCCCTCTGTCATGTCTGGTTGAATAGTTAATGTTCATACAAGTAATCATTTTCATGTCATTGCTTGAGTCATTCCACACAATGTTTCTGAAAAGATTTGTACcccatttaaaaaacatctttattgtgtttccatgaaaatgttgataaatAGTTTTTCTCAGGTGAACCCTTTACAggacgtgtcaaagtcaagacccgggggccgaatccggccctccaggtaattctatccggccctccaggtaattctattttattgctattaatgacccgatgttatcttgagcttctAACTTATAAAAGTATGTatgatctctccttcatgtggacatccctgtagtttcttctttttttcctgaatcaggtttttatAGGAGTTCTTCTGTACTGGGAAGGAGGATCTAAGGGCAGGGACAAAcggttttattttgtctgtttagtttttagttattgtttatattttatgactgaccttctccttctgtaaaattaccattgtgaagcccaatgaggcaattcttttgtgacattgggctatataaatacaattgaattgaatcagaCTATTTTCTTGAACAGGAGAATGACTTCTCTGGACTCTAATtgcctccacagtcaccagaacccaatagaacctttggaatgtggtggaacgggagaacggcatcatggatgttgaatctatgccaccaaggatttaGGGCATTTTTGAAGGCAGAAGGGGTCCAACCTGGTGCTGGCAAGGTGGTGTCCCTAATACAGTGGTGAATGTAAATTTCCAACTACCACCTGTTGTCCTTTAGATGGCAGCCTTGTGCTAATTTATAATGTGAATACCAGGAgaagtaaatcattttcatCAATGGATCCTGGTTGCAtctatattaataaataataacatatttattattgcaaaaacGGAGGAAAAAAGGGGGTTgtcaaatataatttaattttttattttagtgtttttcaaccaCTGGCAAGTTCAAtaatttgttgttattttagtcAAACTAATTTACACCAGATATAGTCATGAATTATGTTCTGTATGTGCActgtttgtcaataaagtttatttaagaagtttacattttgtaaataacattctttatttattttaattagtaaaaTTTGATTAAACTGAAATCCTGAATTCATCTTTTTCATTAAGTCTGTGGCGACATCTTCTGAGTCTTTACGACAGCGAGCGATGGTTTTTGACTTTCAACTTCAGCAGCTGACCAATGGGGCGCGGGCTGCGCCGTCGATCAGCCAATCAGCACTCAGGAGAGGAGGCGGGCCGAGCAGCTACCGCGTCCCTGTGCCGCAGCAGCGTCTTGCCGCTTCTCTCCGCAGGAGCGTCGTCGCCTTCCAGCTTCAGCTGGGATGTGATCGCGGTACCGACTCACGACGTCAAAGGGTACCGAACCGAGCCGTTCCAGGCTCATCTGTAGGTGCCTGCGTGAGACGGGGACAGTGGCACGGGGAGGCAGCGCGCGCGGCGTAGGGCGCAGGCGCATTCTGGGTGTAATTGCTCGAAACTGGAACCAGCGTCTCCGGGCCGGAAGTGAGCGTTCGGCACCGGCAAAGGCTTGGAACCGGACGAGGCGGACTGCGACACGGACCCGGATATCTCCCACTGCCCCTCCCTCCTCAGGTCAGctcattttttccttctttcctccTGACCGTCCTCCTTCTGTCCTCCATCACTCACCGTCCTCCTCTGCTCATTGTGTTCGGGCCGGAGTTCACCCCGGCCGGCCCGGAGAGTGCAGACCGAACAGGAAGTTCAGGTGATTTTTGCTGCTGAACGTCATAACCGACCATAACCGGGACAAGCTCCTTCCTAATTGATCGGGTTTGTGATGAGGCTGAACGTGCCTGCTCTAATGGCGGCTGTTTACCATAATCGTAAAAATCGTGGTTCTGGTTAATGGCAGAATTGGACCGCAGCTCTCCGGGCTCCACTGGTTCACCCGGGAGAAACACGAAACCATTTCTAAGGTCTACTGCTCACCCAGGATCTCCCTCAGGTGAAACGTAGGACTCACCTGTCAGGTTCACGTGAACAGGAGAGAGCTGCATCTGCCAAAATCAAATATGTTATCAGGGGAAATATGAAACTTTTCGTTTAAactttatatgtatatatatatatatttgtttctttcCGATTGATCTATGTTTGGATCACTGTGAGCTCCATTAAATATTTCCCTCAGTTGCTTTTTCGTGAAATGTAGACTCttattttgttgatttgtttatagaaacattgaattttagctttaaaattaaCACTCCTCTGCATTTTGGGGTGTTTAttaccattattattattattattttattattataactgtccatgcttttattttgtagtttccGGTAAATATTGCGTGATCGTATTGTGAAAGGCAATCTGCCCTCTTTCCGGTGTTCGCGACCATTTAATCCTTTCCCACAATGCTTTGTGTCCACGTCCTCAGCTTCCTGAGCATTGTGACGTCCGCGGTGGTTCCGCCGCGCCTGTGTCTCTGTAAGTGACCGAACCGGGCCACGGTTCGGCGGCCCGCTCTCTTATTTTGGCGGTAATCGCCGCTTCCTCCCCGCTGACAGCCGGAACTCCACAGCAGGAACCTCCATTTTCCTGCCGCGCGCGCTGGACGCCGCCCAGCCGCAGGTTCGGTCCGTCTGTGCGCACCAGAACCCCGCGAGGGTTTCGGCCAACTGGCGCTGAGCGCGTGAGCTGCACGCGGGGGTTAGGGGCTCGGAATGATGGATGTCCCGGCGGCGCCTATTGCGGCTGCGCGGTAACCGTGCATAGGCGGTCAGCCCCGCTGATTCGGTACTGAACCTGCGTGACGTTGGGGTACCGGTCGTGCTTGTGAATCGCTAAGGAGATAAAGGGGTTCGGCGCTCCGGTTCCGAGCCCGCGGGTGTGTTTTTACAGACGGAAGTCACGTGACACTGCAAGGCGATCAGTCCGTTTGTGGTGACGTCACTGACCGCAGTGAAAAACTGGCAGCTGTGAGGATCCTCTGGTTCTGCTTCTTCGAGTCCTTTGATTTATAACA containing:
- the ncoa4 gene encoding nuclear receptor coactivator 4 isoform X1, whose protein sequence is MISTKTHNKGARMAVAPAGLKQCQQAQEQLDSAISCVLRAEQQLRENAREVRLELQNCVSRQQEALRCREVWLLGQIELLEQVKSETLQHQLQQLHRLRGQFDLISPLLQSSSGSDLSRQLNSCMERLSSLSLTPEETPEMSFHADTRSLRHAITSFGSITAQVEEAGSNQSAVLQRGQVHPSTNQQTESATWSEWLLGASPAGSSSSPPHFQPSSDLQDWLQTGQDSKTSSPVLGHADFLQAWGQLLDLEAWLLQDQNRVSRERTISSSSSSTFSIEKIDESEFSSPEEEEEGDLGDWLVTPPLAASDGLSDAERWRSVLRPFQDGWVSSEWLVEAGPSAPSCNSCCQSSSAVEIENLGQLKCLKSPPAPVSASPAPTVEAWLQQVAPLQQTCKANEPCSSYSECVCDDNCGKEALSRWLLKQEGRDKNGVLLTKNSSAPQQHKEHEHKVQAILEAWLHPSTCKAPPISSPFQFPLNPDVWVLPKEDTTQLGEDGEDKWLLRKRSQAQECLVLPAVCDLFSCMKVGGDKDRWLQKAAMQM
- the ncoa4 gene encoding nuclear receptor coactivator 4 isoform X2; its protein translation is MAVAPAGLKQCQQAQEQLDSAISCVLRAEQQLRENAREVRLELQNCVSRQQEALRCREVWLLGQIELLEQVKSETLQHQLQQLHRLRGQFDLISPLLQSSSGSDLSRQLNSCMERLSSLSLTPEETPEMSFHADTRSLRHAITSFGSITAQVEEAGSNQSAVLQRGQVHPSTNQQTESATWSEWLLGASPAGSSSSPPHFQPSSDLQDWLQTGQDSKTSSPVLGHADFLQAWGQLLDLEAWLLQDQNRVSRERTISSSSSSTFSIEKIDESEFSSPEEEEEGDLGDWLVTPPLAASDGLSDAERWRSVLRPFQDGWVSSEWLVEAGPSAPSCNSCCQSSSAVEIENLGQLKCLKSPPAPVSASPAPTVEAWLQQVAPLQQTCKANEPCSSYSECVCDDNCGKEALSRWLLKQEGRDKNGVLLTKNSSAPQQHKEHEHKVQAILEAWLHPSTCKAPPISSPFQFPLNPDVWVLPKEDTTQLGEDGEDKWLLRKRSQAQECLVLPAVCDLFSCMKVGGDKDRWLQKAAMQM